One genomic region from Thermoleptolyngbya sichuanensis A183 encodes:
- a CDS encoding ribulose bisphosphate carboxylase small subunit yields the protein MVAQSSVAATPWAKGVTQPKIHETAYVHSFSTVMGDVQIGANVLISPGASIRAEEGAPFYVGSGSSVQEGAIVHGLPQGRVLGDDQQPYSVWIGQDASITHMALIHGPAYVGDRCFIGFRSTVFNARIGEGCIVMMHALIQDVEIPPGRYVPSGSIITTQQQADRLPEVQSVDIEFASQVVGFNDAMRSGGGGAGSPARSESARLQQPSDRAAESSYRSSQNPEMLNTQLTPEVVEQVRHLLAQGYRIGTEHADTRRFQTSSWHSCAPIQSSREADVLAALQACLTEHSGEYVRLFGIDTHSKRRVGELIVQRPGDRTNGNGASTSAASYSSQSYTSQSYSKPAASYGSTNPSGLSAEVVEHVRGLLSRGLKIGTEHADKRRFQTSSWHTCAPILATRDSEAISALQACLAEHSGEYVRLFGIDPKLKQRVGELIVQRPGNGQNGSAPAPSYSSSGLSYQQPAASSFNAGHSSATSSQRLSPEVVDQVRHLLAQGYKVAVEHADKRRFQTGSWESCSPIESGRESDVLAALERCLGDNQGQYVRVYGVDTQSKRRVAETIIQRP from the coding sequence ATGGTTGCTCAAAGCTCCGTTGCTGCTACACCCTGGGCAAAGGGGGTAACGCAGCCCAAGATTCATGAGACTGCATACGTTCACTCCTTTTCGACAGTGATGGGAGATGTGCAGATTGGTGCAAACGTACTGATCTCACCGGGCGCTTCCATCCGAGCAGAGGAGGGCGCACCCTTTTATGTCGGTTCGGGCAGCAGCGTTCAGGAGGGGGCGATCGTTCACGGGTTGCCGCAAGGGCGCGTGCTGGGGGATGATCAGCAGCCCTACTCAGTCTGGATTGGTCAAGACGCTTCTATTACCCACATGGCGCTGATTCATGGGCCGGCCTATGTGGGCGATCGCTGCTTTATTGGCTTTCGGTCTACGGTGTTCAACGCCCGCATCGGCGAGGGCTGCATTGTCATGATGCACGCGCTCATCCAGGATGTGGAAATTCCGCCGGGTCGGTATGTTCCCTCTGGGTCGATCATCACCACCCAGCAGCAGGCCGACCGCTTGCCAGAGGTTCAGTCGGTTGATATCGAGTTTGCTTCCCAAGTCGTTGGTTTCAACGACGCAATGCGGTCTGGTGGGGGGGGCGCTGGTTCTCCGGCCCGCTCCGAATCAGCCCGCCTTCAGCAGCCGAGCGATCGCGCTGCCGAGTCCTCCTATCGTTCCAGCCAAAATCCTGAGATGCTGAATACTCAATTAACTCCAGAAGTTGTCGAACAGGTACGCCATTTGCTAGCCCAGGGCTATCGAATTGGCACCGAACATGCGGATACTCGCCGATTCCAAACCAGTTCCTGGCATAGCTGTGCGCCCATCCAGTCTTCCCGCGAGGCAGACGTGCTGGCGGCGCTACAAGCCTGTCTGACGGAGCATAGTGGCGAATACGTGCGGCTGTTTGGCATCGATACTCACTCCAAGCGGCGCGTCGGGGAACTGATCGTGCAGCGACCGGGCGATCGCACCAACGGAAACGGCGCATCGACCAGTGCTGCCAGCTATTCCAGCCAAAGCTACACTAGCCAAAGCTATAGCAAGCCTGCTGCGTCCTATGGCAGCACAAACCCGTCTGGACTGTCGGCGGAAGTGGTGGAACATGTTCGTGGGCTGCTGTCTCGCGGCTTGAAAATTGGCACCGAACACGCCGACAAGCGCCGCTTTCAAACGAGTTCCTGGCATACCTGCGCTCCCATCCTGGCAACCCGCGACTCTGAAGCGATTTCGGCACTGCAAGCCTGTCTGGCAGAGCATTCGGGTGAGTATGTCCGGCTGTTTGGCATTGATCCCAAGCTCAAGCAGCGGGTTGGAGAACTGATCGTGCAGCGTCCTGGCAATGGGCAAAACGGCAGCGCTCCTGCCCCTAGCTACAGCAGCAGTGGCTTATCCTATCAGCAGCCCGCCGCCAGCAGCTTCAACGCAGGCCATAGCTCTGCTACTTCGAGCCAGCGCCTCAGCCCCGAAGTCGTCGATCAGGTTCGCCACCTGCTGGCTCAGGGCTACAAGGTTGCCGTAGAACACGCCGACAAACGCCGCTTCCAGACTGGCTCTTGGGAAAGCTGCTCGCCGATCGAGTCGGGTCGCGAATCGGATGTGCTGGCAGCTTTGGAGCGCTGCTTGGGAGATAACCAAGGGCAGTATGTCCGGGTTTATGGAGTCGATACTCAGTCCAAGCGGCGGGTTGCAGAGACGATCATTCAGCGTCCATAG
- a CDS encoding transferase, with protein sequence MQRSSLSSVEGSPGLTSGDVVIEPGAAIAPGVLLQTDPGSQITIRAGVSVAAGAILHAHGGPLTIEAGATIGSRVLIIGAGHIGATACIGAEATILNPAIAPGEIVPPRALLGDTSRRVDLDTPLASAMPDFSGAVPSILPSIPLSTPPSTSAAGPGPDALSEHRSVGGLSTTAPISLSTPPVYGREALQQLLATMFPYRQAETDGASPPDAG encoded by the coding sequence ATGCAGAGGTCATCGCTATCGTCAGTTGAGGGCAGCCCTGGGCTGACAAGTGGCGATGTGGTGATTGAACCCGGTGCGGCGATCGCCCCTGGGGTTTTGCTCCAGACTGATCCTGGCAGTCAGATTACGATTCGGGCAGGGGTTAGCGTTGCGGCGGGGGCTATCTTGCACGCCCACGGCGGCCCGCTGACGATCGAGGCAGGCGCGACGATCGGTTCGCGGGTGCTAATCATTGGGGCGGGACACATCGGCGCGACAGCTTGCATCGGTGCTGAGGCGACGATTCTGAATCCGGCGATCGCCCCCGGCGAAATAGTGCCACCCAGGGCATTGCTGGGAGACACGAGCCGTCGGGTTGACCTGGATACTCCACTCGCCTCCGCGATGCCAGACTTCAGCGGTGCGGTTCCATCTATACTTCCATCCATACCGCTGTCTACTCCACCCTCCACGTCTGCTGCTGGGCCCGGGCCCGATGCGCTGAGTGAGCATCGCTCTGTGGGCGGACTCTCGACCACTGCGCCGATTAGTCTGTCCACACCCCCGGTCTACGGACGGGAGGCACTTCAGCAGCTTCTAGCAACCATGTTTCCCTATCGGCAAGCGGAGACAGATGGCGCTTCGCCGCCTGATGCTGGCTGA
- a CDS encoding carbon dioxide-concentrating mechanism protein CcmK, translated as MDASGKLQVGTTPPRRDFGDSALGLVCTRSFPAIVGTADMMLKSSGVTLIGYEKTGSGYCTAVVRGGISDVRIAVDVGEETARRFDQFISKTIIARPSPNLEAVLPIGSRLAKFLSDRGYSRLSKQAVGLLETRGYPAMVGAADAMLKAAEVQLAACETIGDGLCTAIIRGRVADVAMAVEAGMHEAERIGELHAVMVIPRPLDDLEETLPLASYWIERPQPIALPLDLKAPQKELAAPEQPEVEVQKITVQKTIESAEPLEPEARSPHAAPPLAEPIPLPELAPLADQRPKRLENPEE; from the coding sequence ATGGACGCATCCGGCAAACTTCAGGTTGGAACGACCCCGCCCCGGCGAGACTTTGGAGACAGCGCTTTGGGGTTAGTTTGCACGCGCAGCTTTCCCGCCATTGTGGGCACGGCTGACATGATGCTGAAGTCCTCCGGCGTGACGCTGATTGGCTATGAAAAAACAGGCAGCGGCTATTGCACTGCCGTCGTGCGGGGCGGCATTTCCGATGTCCGCATTGCTGTGGATGTGGGTGAAGAAACGGCGCGACGGTTCGACCAGTTTATTTCTAAAACCATTATTGCTCGCCCCTCGCCCAACCTCGAAGCCGTGCTACCCATCGGCAGTCGGCTGGCAAAGTTTCTCTCCGACCGGGGCTATAGCCGCCTCAGCAAGCAGGCCGTAGGGCTTCTGGAAACACGCGGCTATCCGGCGATGGTCGGCGCAGCCGATGCCATGCTGAAGGCGGCCGAGGTGCAGCTTGCGGCGTGCGAAACGATTGGCGACGGGCTGTGTACTGCAATTATTCGCGGGCGTGTGGCGGATGTGGCAATGGCCGTAGAAGCCGGGATGCACGAAGCCGAGCGGATTGGTGAACTGCACGCTGTGATGGTGATTCCGCGCCCGCTAGATGATTTGGAAGAAACCCTTCCTCTGGCTAGCTACTGGATCGAGAGGCCGCAGCCGATCGCCCTGCCGCTTGATCTAAAAGCGCCGCAGAAGGAGTTGGCGGCACCAGAACAGCCCGAAGTTGAAGTGCAAAAGATAACCGTACAAAAGACCATCGAGTCGGCGGAGCCGCTGGAACCCGAAGCGCGATCGCCCCACGCTGCTCCCCCTCTTGCCGAACCGATTCCCCTGCCAGAGCTAGCCCCCCTGGCTGATCAGCGTCCCAAGCGCCTGGAAAATCCTGAAGAATAA
- a CDS encoding chromophore lyase CpcT/CpeT encodes MPPVLDLPTLARWLAGEFDNRAQSLDQPAWFVHLRLWHRPLPIRINGCLALFAEQANALYLQNPYRQRVLVLQENDDGNTDAGGGDDGKPAVQYTVQYWAFRQPDRFRGAGARPELLSDLALDDLQPLPGCRLRLRPQGDGVAAEPIEGDRCCFQYNGETRQVVLGFEASPGRFRSYDKGVDPDTGQALWGALMGPYEFTKQVDYPL; translated from the coding sequence ATGCCTCCAGTTCTGGATTTGCCCACCCTGGCCCGGTGGCTTGCGGGCGAGTTTGACAATCGCGCCCAGTCGCTTGACCAGCCGGCCTGGTTTGTTCACCTGCGGCTATGGCACCGCCCCCTGCCCATTCGGATAAATGGATGCCTTGCGCTGTTTGCGGAACAGGCCAACGCGCTGTATTTGCAAAACCCCTACCGACAGCGGGTGCTGGTCTTGCAGGAGAATGACGACGGGAACACCGATGCGGGCGGTGGGGACGACGGCAAGCCTGCTGTGCAATATACCGTGCAATACTGGGCCTTTCGCCAGCCGGATCGGTTTCGGGGCGCGGGCGCACGACCGGAGCTACTGTCTGACTTAGCGCTAGACGACTTGCAGCCCCTACCGGGCTGTCGGCTGCGGCTGCGGCCTCAGGGAGACGGGGTGGCCGCAGAACCCATCGAGGGCGATCGCTGCTGTTTTCAATACAATGGCGAAACGCGCCAGGTTGTGCTGGGGTTTGAAGCCAGCCCAGGCCGCTTTCGCAGCTACGACAAAGGCGTTGACCCAGACACCGGCCAGGCGCTTTGGGGAGCGCTGATGGGCCCTTACGAATTCACCAAACAGGTGGACTATCCCCTCTGA
- a CDS encoding DUF4327 family protein, with the protein MVNRVVSPDLHPMVKFQRQVKSLVDSDILKPSDRLWKIALLYGDEWAYWKRELEDFDFSMRDPVADLLAVESWDED; encoded by the coding sequence ATGGTGAATCGTGTTGTTAGCCCGGATTTGCATCCGATGGTGAAATTTCAGCGTCAGGTGAAATCGCTCGTAGATTCAGATATTCTGAAGCCGAGCGATCGCCTTTGGAAGATTGCGCTGCTCTATGGCGACGAGTGGGCCTACTGGAAGCGCGAACTGGAGGACTTCGACTTTTCCATGCGAGATCCCGTAGCCGACTTGCTTGCTGTAGAGTCCTGGGACGAAGATTAA
- a CDS encoding serine/threonine phosphatase yields the protein MLVCPQCEFENPDSNKFCQQCGASLQEIACPACGSSVPFDVELCPTCGATAGTSWRAIIAAVDAAVGWPLVLPALPYLDLQHRYRLLEALSATSLSLVGAEVRVLDCQPFRLSPLEMLYSQNPDAPDAGLARSDEAIAQSSKNTIPAIAQTYLDLQQQLYPSLPHIHDAWEKDGQIVVLLEDRSSLPSLAELGASEVLPLFQILHLLHQMTELWNALQPVGYAQSLLELNNLKVDEDQLLYLQRLYQDKPDASPQLRDLGRVWKLLLQQQPSHENLNPLVQVCQDLELGTIATVDVLQHCLSMIADLLQGEQELPDAGAIALDATTEAIALDKPEAADETAPDLQAPDLQADDIQAEDTIVLPPALSAKDTAPADAASANHPNRPLDPTAVLLGGVTASLLDTAPPKSATDEPITGERIPSELITGEPVTDEPITAELVASEPAAEPAAMEAEPITAESAAANPAPAPATNSEALPMSDSAESETTEILFPTVSRMADISVSSSPTRLELGSPDEDSETEGDDLPTVVLPMKLIGLEDAGRSDIGRQREHNEDYYAIQVDVKKLESQNGRSLKAKGLYILCDGMGGHASGEVASALAASTLQQYFQDHWKDGLPSEATIRDGILLANKAIYTLNQENASSGSGRMGTTLVLALIQDTEAAIAHVGDSRLYRYSRRRGLEQLTVDHEVGQREIQRGVEPAIAYGRPDAYQLTQALGPRDEHFVNPDVQFVELTEDLLLLLCSDGLTDNDLLETHVESHLDPMLDGQVSLDNGVNMLIDLANQHNGHDNITAIAIHARVRPNLDLMKRG from the coding sequence ATGCTTGTTTGTCCTCAGTGCGAATTCGAGAATCCCGACAGTAACAAGTTTTGTCAGCAGTGTGGGGCTTCCCTCCAGGAAATCGCCTGCCCTGCCTGCGGGTCGTCGGTGCCCTTTGATGTGGAACTTTGCCCGACCTGCGGCGCAACGGCGGGAACGTCCTGGCGAGCCATTATTGCCGCCGTTGATGCAGCCGTCGGCTGGCCGCTCGTGTTGCCCGCCCTGCCCTACCTGGATCTGCAACATCGCTATCGGCTGCTGGAGGCGCTGTCTGCAACTTCGCTCTCTTTGGTGGGGGCTGAGGTGCGCGTACTGGACTGCCAGCCGTTTCGCCTGTCGCCGCTAGAGATGCTCTATAGCCAGAACCCCGATGCACCTGATGCGGGGCTAGCACGGAGTGATGAAGCGATCGCCCAGAGCAGCAAGAACACCATTCCGGCGATCGCCCAGACTTATCTGGATTTGCAACAGCAGCTTTATCCGTCTCTGCCCCATATTCACGATGCCTGGGAGAAGGATGGGCAAATTGTGGTGCTACTGGAAGACCGGAGCAGCCTACCTTCCTTGGCAGAACTGGGCGCGTCGGAGGTGCTGCCTCTGTTCCAGATTCTCCACCTGCTCCACCAGATGACGGAACTGTGGAACGCACTGCAACCCGTGGGCTATGCCCAGAGCTTGCTAGAACTCAATAACCTGAAGGTCGATGAAGATCAGTTGCTCTATCTTCAGCGGCTTTATCAGGATAAACCCGACGCGTCCCCCCAGCTCCGCGACCTGGGCCGCGTTTGGAAACTCCTGTTGCAGCAACAGCCCAGCCACGAAAATCTGAATCCCCTGGTGCAGGTCTGTCAGGATTTGGAACTGGGCACAATCGCCACAGTGGATGTGTTGCAGCACTGCCTCAGCATGATTGCGGATCTGTTGCAGGGAGAGCAGGAATTGCCTGATGCAGGGGCGATCGCCCTCGATGCGACTACAGAGGCGATCGCCCTCGATAAGCCTGAAGCGGCTGACGAAACGGCCCCTGATTTGCAAGCACCTGATTTGCAAGCAGATGATATACAGGCAGAAGATACGATCGTGCTTCCCCCTGCGCTTTCCGCAAAGGACACCGCGCCGGCCGACGCTGCATCTGCCAATCATCCCAATCGCCCCCTCGATCCGACAGCGGTATTGCTCGGTGGGGTTACCGCCAGCCTCCTTGACACAGCCCCTCCGAAGTCAGCCACAGACGAACCCATCACCGGTGAGCGAATCCCGTCCGAACTGATTACGGGCGAACCAGTTACAGACGAACCCATCACCGCAGAACTCGTCGCGTCGGAACCCGCCGCAGAACCTGCCGCAATGGAAGCGGAACCCATCACCGCAGAATCTGCTGCTGCCAACCCTGCGCCGGCCCCGGCGACCAACTCAGAAGCCTTGCCGATGTCTGATTCGGCTGAATCGGAAACAACGGAGATTCTTTTTCCCACGGTGTCGCGGATGGCAGATATCAGCGTGTCGTCCAGCCCCACCCGCCTAGAGTTGGGCAGTCCCGACGAAGACAGCGAGACCGAAGGCGACGACCTGCCAACGGTGGTGCTGCCGATGAAGCTGATTGGGCTGGAAGATGCAGGACGGAGCGACATTGGCCGCCAGCGAGAACACAACGAAGACTATTACGCCATCCAGGTGGACGTGAAAAAGCTGGAAAGCCAGAACGGGCGATCGCTCAAGGCGAAAGGGCTATACATTCTCTGCGATGGCATGGGTGGCCACGCCAGTGGCGAGGTGGCCAGCGCCCTGGCTGCCAGTACGCTCCAGCAGTATTTTCAAGATCACTGGAAGGATGGACTGCCCAGCGAGGCAACCATTCGAGATGGCATTTTGCTGGCAAACAAGGCGATTTACACGCTGAACCAGGAAAATGCCAGTTCGGGCAGCGGTCGCATGGGTACAACTTTAGTCCTGGCGCTCATCCAGGACACCGAAGCGGCGATCGCCCATGTGGGAGACAGCCGCCTCTATCGCTACAGTCGCCGTCGTGGGCTGGAGCAGCTGACGGTAGATCATGAGGTGGGGCAGCGAGAGATTCAGCGGGGTGTGGAGCCTGCGATCGCCTACGGTCGCCCCGATGCCTACCAGCTAACCCAAGCCCTCGGCCCGCGAGACGAGCATTTCGTCAATCCCGATGTGCAGTTTGTCGAACTGACTGAGGATTTGCTGCTGCTGCTGTGTTCCGACGGGCTGACCGATAATGACCTGCTGGAAACCCATGTCGAGAGCCACCTCGACCCAATGCTCGACGGGCAGGTGAGCCTAGATAACGGTGTGAACATGCTCATCGACCTGGCAAATCAGCATAATGGCCATGACAACATCACGGCGATCGCCATCCATGCCCGCGTGCGTCCAAATCTAGACCTGATGAAGCGCGGATAG
- a CDS encoding pseudouridine synthase: MPHRYLLFYKPYDVLTQFGQPSELPDPAPAYRTLKDYIPVPRVYPVGRLDRDSEGLLLLTSDGRLQHVLTNPRFQHPRTYWVQVERSPDEAALQQLRQGVVIQNYRTRPAKARILSQEPELPPRDPPIRFRKTVPTAWLELTLTEGRNRQVRRMTAAVGFPTLRLVRVAIAHLRLDGLQPGQWRDLTPDELAELARLSPRSRPRP, encoded by the coding sequence GTGCCTCATCGCTATCTATTGTTCTACAAACCCTACGATGTGCTGACCCAGTTTGGGCAGCCTAGCGAACTGCCCGACCCTGCGCCAGCCTATCGCACGCTCAAGGACTACATCCCGGTTCCAAGGGTGTATCCAGTGGGTCGGCTAGATCGAGACAGCGAAGGACTGCTGTTGCTCACCAGCGACGGGCGCTTGCAGCATGTTTTAACGAACCCCAGGTTTCAGCATCCTCGCACCTATTGGGTGCAGGTCGAGCGATCGCCCGATGAGGCTGCCTTGCAACAACTGCGTCAGGGGGTGGTAATTCAAAACTACCGGACGCGCCCGGCCAAGGCTCGAATCTTGTCCCAGGAGCCAGAGTTGCCGCCGCGCGATCCGCCGATTCGCTTCCGCAAGACCGTGCCAACGGCGTGGCTAGAGCTAACGCTGACGGAGGGGCGCAATCGCCAGGTGCGTCGGATGACGGCGGCAGTGGGGTTTCCGACGCTGCGACTGGTGCGAGTGGCGATCGCCCATCTGCGGTTGGACGGGTTGCAGCCGGGCCAGTGGCGCGATCTCACACCTGATGAATTGGCTGAATTGGCAAGATTGTCTCCAAGATCGCGCCCACGCCCGTAG
- a CDS encoding type II toxin-antitoxin system HicB family antitoxin, giving the protein MSTLLNYRGYTAKVDYDPEAEVLHGTVLDLRDAIVFQAKEIKDVKRNFHDAVDQYLSLMERTGQEPEKPFKGNIAFRTSSATHKKISLAAARADMSINAWMDQVLSEAADAELKGYRYERGNAGHFNQLVAVPLEQAVATSSAVLLTEVLRQDGAIAPQLVSAFNPYASRKDPHASLEIMKSLDLILRGIAIDRAQVQEGMAKLLSLTKSDDVAEVPPFVLRAISDQMLRTINLDPAAPANVNFSLHPENTPVINT; this is encoded by the coding sequence ATGAGTACTTTGCTGAATTACCGAGGCTACACCGCAAAAGTAGATTACGACCCTGAAGCTGAGGTCCTTCATGGAACGGTTTTAGATTTGCGAGATGCTATCGTCTTTCAGGCAAAGGAAATAAAGGACGTTAAGCGCAATTTTCACGACGCGGTTGATCAGTATTTGAGTTTGATGGAGCGAACGGGGCAGGAACCCGAAAAACCGTTCAAAGGCAACATTGCGTTTCGTACCTCATCGGCAACCCATAAGAAGATTTCCCTGGCCGCCGCCCGCGCTGATATGAGCATCAATGCGTGGATGGATCAGGTATTGAGTGAAGCGGCCGATGCCGAGCTAAAGGGCTATCGCTATGAGCGGGGCAATGCCGGACATTTCAATCAGCTTGTGGCTGTGCCGCTGGAGCAGGCGGTTGCGACTTCTTCTGCGGTTTTGTTGACTGAGGTTCTGCGCCAGGATGGAGCGATCGCCCCTCAGTTGGTTAGCGCCTTCAACCCCTACGCCAGCCGCAAAGACCCCCACGCCAGCCTAGAGATTATGAAGTCTCTGGATCTGATTCTGCGAGGCATCGCCATTGATCGCGCTCAAGTTCAAGAGGGCATGGCAAAACTTTTAAGTCTCACCAAGTCGGATGATGTCGCTGAGGTGCCGCCCTTTGTGCTGAGGGCGATTTCAGATCAGATGTTGAGAACAATTAATCTAGACCCTGCTGCACCGGCGAATGTTAATTTTTCGCTGCATCCTGAAAATACACCCGTAATTAACACCTGA
- a CDS encoding type II toxin-antitoxin system HicB family antitoxin, protein MLERNMLEYKGYTAEIEVDIQAGVLHGRVRDIQDVVTFEAETAAELERKFRRCIDVYLEFCQETQQEPNRPGLQPDSKTIALKATPDLCRAADHAGKSIDSWAQDVLSEAARRSLEPFA, encoded by the coding sequence ATGTTGGAACGCAACATGTTGGAATACAAAGGCTATACAGCAGAGATTGAGGTGGATATTCAGGCCGGCGTGCTGCATGGTCGCGTCCGCGACATTCAGGATGTCGTGACCTTTGAAGCCGAGACTGCGGCTGAGCTAGAGCGCAAGTTTCGCCGCTGTATTGATGTATACCTAGAATTTTGCCAGGAAACTCAGCAAGAACCCAATCGCCCCGGTCTTCAGCCTGATTCCAAAACTATCGCCTTAAAAGCCACGCCCGATTTGTGCCGTGCCGCCGACCACGCAGGCAAAAGCATTGATTCCTGGGCGCAGGATGTCCTCTCTGAAGCTGCTCGTCGCAGCTTGGAACCCTTTGCTTAA
- a CDS encoding 1-deoxy-D-xylulose-5-phosphate reductoisomerase — protein sequence MKAITLLGSTGSIGTQTLDIVSQYPDQFRIVGLAAGRNVDLLAQQIRQFRPQIAAICDPALLPQVKEAIADLTPQPILLAGENGVVEVARYGDAEAVVTGIVGCAGLLPTIAAIEAGKDIALANKETLIAGGPVVLPLVQKHGVKLLPADSEHSAIFQCLQGVPEGGLRRILLTASGGAFRDLPVEKLATVKVADALKHPNWTMGRKITIDSATLMNKGLEVIEAHFLFGLDYDHIEIVIHPQSIIHSLIELEDTSVLAQLGLPDMRLPLLYAMSYPGRVPTQWERLDLVKCGDLTFRAPDHQKYPCMGLAYAAGRAGGSMPAVLNAANEQAVDLFLREKIQFLDIPRLIEQACDRHHPRNLPQPTLDDILAADQWARQAVLSASQRLVA from the coding sequence GTGAAAGCGATTACTCTGCTTGGCTCCACTGGCTCCATCGGCACCCAAACCCTGGACATTGTGAGCCAATATCCCGACCAGTTTCGGATTGTGGGGCTGGCGGCGGGGCGAAACGTAGACCTTTTGGCTCAGCAGATTCGCCAGTTTCGCCCCCAAATTGCTGCAATTTGTGATCCGGCGCTGTTGCCCCAGGTGAAAGAGGCGATCGCCGACCTCACGCCGCAACCCATCCTGCTCGCGGGCGAAAATGGCGTAGTCGAAGTCGCCCGCTATGGCGATGCCGAGGCCGTGGTGACGGGGATTGTGGGATGTGCGGGGCTGCTGCCCACCATTGCTGCCATCGAAGCGGGCAAAGATATTGCGCTGGCAAACAAGGAAACCCTGATCGCGGGCGGCCCGGTCGTGCTGCCGCTGGTGCAAAAGCATGGCGTGAAGCTATTGCCCGCAGATTCTGAACATTCCGCCATTTTCCAGTGCCTCCAAGGGGTTCCAGAGGGCGGGCTGCGGCGCATCCTGCTGACGGCATCGGGCGGCGCATTCCGCGATTTGCCGGTGGAAAAGTTGGCCACTGTTAAGGTTGCCGACGCGCTCAAGCACCCCAACTGGACGATGGGGCGTAAAATCACCATCGACTCTGCCACCCTGATGAACAAAGGGTTGGAAGTGATCGAGGCGCACTTCCTATTTGGGCTGGACTATGACCACATCGAAATCGTCATCCATCCCCAGAGCATTATCCATTCGCTGATCGAGCTAGAAGATACCTCCGTGCTGGCACAGTTGGGGCTGCCCGATATGCGCTTGCCGCTGCTCTATGCCATGTCCTATCCCGGCCGGGTGCCGACCCAGTGGGAACGACTCGACTTGGTGAAATGCGGCGATCTTACCTTCCGCGCCCCCGACCACCAGAAATATCCCTGCATGGGACTGGCCTACGCGGCGGGACGGGCGGGCGGCTCTATGCCCGCCGTGCTAAACGCTGCCAATGAACAGGCGGTGGATCTGTTCCTGCGGGAAAAAATCCAGTTCCTCGACATTCCCCGGCTGATTGAGCAAGCGTGCGATCGCCATCATCCGCGCAATCTGCCCCAGCCCACCCTCGACGACATCCTTGCAGCCGATCAGTGGGCGCGGCAGGCGGTGCTGTCGGCGAGCCAGCGGTTGGTAGCGTGA
- a CDS encoding peptide chain release factor 1, which produces MSNPLRRIKQLPWLPLFQTAGYAVIGLFAVELLLWWGGSRLPFVARTNALIFSPPLDLLIVLSIAIGVGALAVHLLDQFQRQIFINLGVLWGLIACLVVMVWVRSLSGIPSLLPPSQPALMGLIIGVFWRGKNHWRW; this is translated from the coding sequence ATGTCCAACCCCCTCCGCCGAATCAAGCAACTGCCCTGGCTGCCGCTGTTTCAGACGGCGGGCTATGCCGTGATTGGACTATTTGCGGTGGAACTGTTGCTGTGGTGGGGCGGTTCTCGACTGCCGTTTGTGGCGCGGACGAATGCCCTGATCTTTTCGCCGCCGCTGGATTTGCTGATTGTGCTGTCCATTGCGATTGGCGTGGGGGCTTTGGCGGTGCATTTGCTGGATCAGTTTCAGCGGCAGATTTTTATTAACCTGGGTGTTCTTTGGGGGCTGATTGCTTGCTTGGTGGTGATGGTGTGGGTGCGATCGCTCTCTGGCATCCCCTCGCTGCTGCCGCCCAGCCAGCCTGCATTGATGGGCTTGATTATCGGCGTGTTTTGGCGCGGCAAAAATCACTGGCGCTGGTAA